The following is a genomic window from Bacteroidales bacterium.
TCACCGGTAATCTCTTTTGTATAGCTGTTTGTTGATTTATCGAGGGTGAGCGTTATATTTGCCACTGCAACGTTTCTGGCTCCATTTAATGCGCCCAGGATCAGGACTTCACTGCCAAAAAAATCGCTGGCCCATTTGTTCCATCCGTGATGATCGTGTCCAACAAAAATGACATCAAAGCCCGGAACCTGCTCGGCAATCAGTAATGAAGCATTCTCATTGAACCTTGTGTTTTCATCCTGGTTGGCGTAAGTATAATCCACACCGGCATGGAAAAGCCCGATAAGCAGGTCAGGCTTTTCGTTTTGCTGAATCTTTTCAACCCAAAGGTTTGCTGCCTCAATCATATCCTGAAATTCCAGGCCTTCCCATGTGTATTCAGGAAGCCATTTTGGAATTGCCGGTGTGATCAGCCCGAGTACTGCAATCCTGACTCCCTGCCTTTCGATGATGGTGTAAGGCTTGAAAAAGGATTCTTTTGTTTTTTGATCAACAGCATTGGCAGCCATCCATGGAAAGTTAAATTCATTCAATACTTTGTTGTAAACTGCAGGTCCCGGCTCAATATCATGATTGCCAACAGTAGCTGCATCGTATTTCATAAAATTCATTACCTGCGAAACGATGTGAGGTTCGTCATTGCGTTCAAAGTTGTAATAGTAGATCAACGGATCACCCTGCAATATATCCCCGTTATCAAGCAAAATTACCTCCTGACCGGTTTGATTTCGCTGCTGCTCCACATAGGAATAGACTTGCGCCAGCGAATGTTGGGTGGCTTGATCTGAAATCAGATCATACGGGAAAATAGCGCCATGAACATCGGTGGTTTCGATAATTTTGATGACAATCCGCTCAGGGCGGGAATTTTGCTGGCAACCAGGCAGGACGAACATTAAAAGGAAAAACAGCGCGTATAAATATCTCATTAGGTTGTATTTATTAGTAGGAAATCTAAAACATTATCTGCCTGCAATATTAACAAGATTTTACTGATAAAAAGGTTGGACTGAACAAAATTGAATATCAGCGGTTTATTGTCCAATTTTGTATGATGACATTCAAATCCTCATTTTCCCTATATGTCGCGTCGTCTTGACTTCATTGAACTTCCAATTCCGGTTCTGATTCGTAAATTGGCCATTCCAACCAGTGTCGGTTTTTTCTTTAATACGATGTTCAATGTGGTGGACACATGGTTTGCCGGTTTAATTTCTACTGCGGCTCAGGCTGGAATGGCGCTGTCATTCCCTGTGTTTTTCATCATTTTATCCGTTGGAATGGGTATTGGAACGGGCACAACAGCGCTGATTGCCAATTCAATGGGGAAGAGAGATGAGGAAGGCGCCAAGATTTTTGCCCGGCAGGCACTTGTTTTTGGTTTTGTTATTTCGGTTGTTCTTTCGATCATAGGATATCTCGTTGTTCCCTATCTTTTCCGCTTCATGAATGCTGAAGGAGAATATCTTGCCCTGGCATTGGATTATATGAATGTAATTCTTTTTTGCACAGTCACTTTTCTCATGAATGGCATTTTGAACGGAATTTTATCCTCCCGCGGCGATACCATTTCTTTTAGGAATTTCCTGATTGCAGGCGCACTGGCCAATATAATTCTTGATCCGGTGCTCATGTATGGTTGGGTTGGTCTGCCGGCAATGGGAATTGAAGGTATTGCCCTTGCCACGGTAATCATTCAGTTTGGAGGTACTCTTTACCTGGGTTACAGGGTTCGACGTACCGAACTCTTTGCATTGATCGAATGGCAGTTGTTTTATCCCCGTAAATCATATCTTAAAGAAATCATGCAGCAGGGATTTCCAGCCAGTTTCAACATGATGACTATCGCTGTTGGCATTTTCATTATTACCTGGTTTGTAAGTGCATTTGGTCAGGACGGTGTTGCAGCTTATGGCATTGCGACCCGCATTGAACAAATAGCGCTGCTGC
Proteins encoded in this region:
- a CDS encoding bifunctional metallophosphatase/5'-nucleotidase; this translates as MFVLPGCQQNSRPERIVIKIIETTDVHGAIFPYDLISDQATQHSLAQVYSYVEQQRNQTGQEVILLDNGDILQGDPLIYYYNFERNDEPHIVSQVMNFMKYDAATVGNHDIEPGPAVYNKVLNEFNFPWMAANAVDQKTKESFFKPYTIIERQGVRIAVLGLITPAIPKWLPEYTWEGLEFQDMIEAANLWVEKIQQNEKPDLLIGLFHAGVDYTYANQDENTRFNENASLLIAEQVPGFDVIFVGHDHHGWNKWASDFFGSEVLILGALNGARNVAVANITLTLDKSTNSYTKEITGEIVVTDPFEPHQAFMSLFRPAFDNATDYVVRPIGELTTTLSTRPVFFGDAAFTDLIHQVQLDLTGADISFASSNSFDLEIKPGVLLVRDMFTFHRYENLLYTMTLTGQEIKDYLEYSAGLWFNQMTSSSDHLLLMKKDENGNILLRKNNTASLQNPFWNLDAAEGIIYTVDVSMPVGARIKISKMVNGEPFELQKIYKVAVNSYRGNGGGDHLTVGAGIPVEELNARIVFSTEKDLRWHTVEWIEKKGAISPVSNSNWKVVPEKWVMEAWQKDQLLLFGGK
- a CDS encoding MATE family efflux transporter; protein product: MSRRLDFIELPIPVLIRKLAIPTSVGFFFNTMFNVVDTWFAGLISTAAQAGMALSFPVFFIILSVGMGIGTGTTALIANSMGKRDEEGAKIFARQALVFGFVISVVLSIIGYLVVPYLFRFMNAEGEYLALALDYMNVILFCTVTFLMNGILNGILSSRGDTISFRNFLIAGALANIILDPVLMYGWVGLPAMGIEGIALATVIIQFGGTLYLGYRVRRTELFALIEWQLFYPRKSYLKEIMQQGFPASFNMMTIAVGIFIITWFVSAFGQDGVAAYGIATRIEQIALLPTIGLNIAALSIVGNNFGAGRIDRVLETYRKNLKYGIIVMSIGMVWVFLFSDQLMGFFTKNETVIKIGATYLEIATLIFNAYLLLNVSIAVMQGLKMPMLAVWIGIYRQFFMPMLVLTLFTQVLGFELLGIWWGIVAINWSAAIIAVIYTLRKLKSLSLHPAS